In the genome of Amphiura filiformis chromosome 11, Afil_fr2py, whole genome shotgun sequence, the window gttacaagactcaaatcacggaattgggtggttctttcatacatgctatttctcacatgctcaatagacacagatgatgaatttgagttgttctttcatacatatgtcAGGCCTATGTAtaacaacaatttcccatgcttaactcaatttggccaacgtatggacttgggtgggttttgcatTCATATATTTAATTCATTATCTTTTGTGGCGTTTGGCTAAAGGTCACGTCATGTATGATACACGAGGGACAAGCAACTCCCTGAACTGTTTCAGAGTGCAGCAAGCCATATGATCTAACATTTAGTGAAAAAATGAACACAACTTAAATGTTTATACTTCTTATGCTTAATTATTGCAGTTATAGTGGACACAAACCAGTGGTATCACAAGACAACTATTCATCCTGGAGAAATCAGCATCACTATTGGGTCTGAATATGACTGAATTAGGTATGAGATGATATTGAAACAAGGTACACAAAACTTATCTTTTGCTTCAATATTTTGCTCAAACTTGTCATTAACAGAATTTGTCACACATGTAAACTGTTATACATAAGCAGCTCCATGAACTGTTTCAAATTGCAGCAAACCATAATGTGTTTTAAAATTCAGTgaataaatataatttttaacacAACTAAATGTTCTTATTCTTATTTCATATGTTTAATTATTGCAGTTATAGTGGACTCAAACCAATGGTATCACAAGACAACGATTAATCCTGGAGAAATCAGCATCACTATCGGGTCTGAATATGACTTAAATATGTATTAGATATGACAGGATGATTGACTTCGTACACCTACAGGTAATGAAGGAGCATCTTTTGACAAAAAGTATTCATCCTACAGAAATGAGCATCTCTATTGGATCTGAATATGACTGGAATAGGTATGGGATGGTATGAAATGATGAAGAACTTCCTTTACCTGCATGAAGCATGAAGCATGAAGCCTCCCTGATGTTACGTGGGAGGCTGTTCCACAATGAAGGTGCCGCAACACAAAACGATTTGTCACCGATGCATTTTTTACCAACACGAGCTTTTAGTAATGTGGTGTCTTTGGAAGATCTTGTCCTACAAccagttgaaggtatttctctatgAGAGCGTAAAACACATGCAGAAATGTTACCAAAAGTAGTAGGAAAATGCATCGAAATGGCACACTTATTCTAGAAATGAGTGACATCATGAACATCTCTATGTCTTATATATCCAACATGTTGAATTTGAGCATGCAAAAGATCTTAAAACACACTCAATATGAAAAAACTTGAGAGCAAAGTGAGAGCGACCTGACACAGGCGCTGCACTCTACTAATGTCAAATGTCCTGCTTATGACACAAATTATTCATCTTGCAGGAATTAGCATCTCTATTGGATCCGAATGTGACTGGAATAGGTATGGGATGGTATGAAATGATGAAGAACTTAATTTACCTGCATGTAATGAAGGTGCATCTTATGCCACAAATCCTCATCACATAGAGCTAACACTCACTGCTGGGTCTGAATATGACTACAATATGTATGAGATGGTACTGACAGGATGAATGACTTCCTTTACCTGCATGTAATGAAGGAACATCATGACACAAATTAGTCATTCTGCAGAAATCATAATCTCTGTTTGATCTCAATGAGCCTGAATTTGGTATGGGATGGTATATAATGATTAAAGACGTCCATCACCTGTATGTAATGAATGAGCATTTTATTACACAAATCATTATCCTGCAGAACTTAGCATCTCTATTGAATCAATCACCCTGCTATCAGAATCCCTGCTCTCGCATACGCCGATGATGCCGCACTGCTTGCCGATAGTGGAGAGGCTGCCCAGCGCCAATTGCAACGTTTCGAGTCAGCATCCGCAAAAGTTGGCCTTCGCCTCAATGCCAGTAAAACAAAAGTCATGTTTATTGGCGACACTACTCACATGGACATTCACACGACATCGGGTACCACCCTGATGGTCTGCGATGACTTTAACTACTTAGGCTGTAACGTGGCAGATAACACTAGTGCTTTCCAGCGAAGGAGACAGGTTGCATGGGTCACAGCTCGGCGACTTACCTCTGTGTGGAATAGTACGGCGCCAAAATGCAACTCTTCAGGTCCACTGTCGAATCTGTTCTCCTATACAGCTGTGAAGCTTTGGTTATCACAGacacattgggcaattccattgaCGCTTCTCACCGTGCCCTGATGCGCTACTGCCTTGGAGTGCATTTTCCAGATCGCCTATCAAACGACAATCTGTATGCCAGGGCAAAAGTTGCACCCGCGACATTGACACTCACACGCAACAGGCTACGGATTGTGGGCCACGCAATAAGGAGACCGGAACTGCCACTTTCCATCATCCTCCATCCTAACAATCAGGCCACAGAAGCCTATCGCCGTGGTGGAGCACTTCGCCGCACATATCTAGCTCAGCTCATAGGCGATCTCAACGCCATTAACTTGACAATTAAGGACGCCTTCAGAGTAGCGCAAAACCGCACAAAATGGCAGAGACTTGTGGGATCTGTTAAATAACTGTGTATTATAACTCTTTTAGTCACACGCCTCATGTTCTTGAACTTGAGTTGCGTCACCTTAGTAGTAGTATTGAATCAGAATGTGACTGGAATAGGT includes:
- the LOC140164192 gene encoding uncharacterized protein, whose product is MQLFRSTVESVLLYSCEALVITDTLGNSIDASHRALMRYCLGVHFPDRLSNDNLYARAKVAPATLTLTRNRLRIVGHAIRRPELPLSIILHPNNQATEAYRRGGALRRTYLAQLIGDLNAINLTIKDAFRVAQNRTKWQRLVGSVK